A single genomic interval of Natronoarchaeum philippinense harbors:
- a CDS encoding PrkA family serine protein kinase encodes MSGDTETLDELSQEYRQSMPEDLRETKSFEWYLDAVYDDPKIARNAHQRVADMFDYYGTEYDEETGVVEYLLASEDPLGDGENRFFGRVVHESIHEFVNKVKSGARRLGPERRIKLLLGPVGSGKSHFDKQVRRYFEDYTLRDAGRMYTFRWTNLCDVIDDQDPADDTVRSPMNQDPLVLLPQEQRDSVIDGINERLDAPYTIRNEQALDPESEFYMDRLLAHYEDDLKAVLANHVEIVRLTADENKRQALETFEPKDKKNQDETELTGDVNYSKIAVYGESDPRAFDYSGAFCNANRGVFSGEELLKLQREFLYDFLHATQEQTIKPKSNPRIDIDQVIVGRTNMPEYKDKKGDEKMEAFNDRTKRIDFPYVLSYEHEADIYDKMLTNADVPDIHVEPHTLEMAGLFGVLTRIEEPDTELVDLLQKAKAYNGEVDEGDDVDVKKLRDEAEATAEIGEGMDGVSPRFIGDEIAEAIMDSKHRSRGFLSPLTVFNFFEENLEHHGSIPEDNFDRYYRYLETVREEYRERAIEDVRHALAYDVDEIRRQGEKYMDHVMAYIDDDTVEDELTGREQEPDETFLRSVEEKLEIPEDRKDDFRQEVSNWVSRRAREGEAFDPQDNERLRRALERKLWEDKKHNINFSALVSANEFDDDERNQWIDALIEQGYSEDGAREVLEFAGAEVAKSELEE; translated from the coding sequence ATGTCAGGAGACACAGAAACCCTCGACGAACTGAGCCAAGAGTACAGGCAGTCGATGCCCGAGGACCTCCGGGAGACCAAGTCCTTCGAGTGGTATCTCGACGCGGTCTACGACGACCCGAAGATAGCCCGCAACGCCCACCAGCGCGTGGCGGACATGTTCGACTACTACGGCACCGAGTACGACGAAGAGACCGGTGTCGTCGAGTACCTACTGGCCTCGGAGGACCCGCTCGGAGACGGCGAAAACCGGTTTTTCGGCCGGGTAGTCCACGAGTCGATCCACGAGTTCGTCAACAAGGTCAAAAGCGGCGCCCGACGGCTCGGTCCGGAGCGCCGCATCAAGCTCCTGCTCGGCCCAGTCGGTTCGGGTAAGTCTCACTTCGACAAACAGGTCCGACGCTACTTCGAGGACTACACGCTACGCGATGCGGGGCGGATGTACACGTTCCGGTGGACGAACCTCTGTGACGTGATCGACGATCAGGACCCTGCCGACGACACGGTCCGGTCGCCGATGAATCAGGACCCGCTCGTGTTGCTCCCCCAAGAGCAGCGCGACTCGGTGATCGACGGGATCAACGAACGGCTCGACGCGCCCTATACGATCCGCAACGAGCAGGCCCTCGATCCCGAGAGCGAGTTCTACATGGACCGGCTGCTCGCCCACTACGAGGACGACCTCAAGGCGGTGCTGGCCAACCACGTCGAGATCGTCCGCCTGACCGCCGACGAGAACAAACGGCAGGCCCTAGAGACGTTCGAGCCCAAAGACAAGAAGAATCAGGACGAGACCGAGCTCACCGGCGACGTGAACTACAGCAAGATCGCCGTCTACGGCGAGTCCGACCCGCGTGCGTTCGACTACTCGGGGGCGTTCTGCAACGCCAACCGCGGCGTGTTCTCCGGCGAGGAGCTACTCAAACTCCAGCGGGAGTTCCTCTACGACTTCCTGCACGCCACCCAAGAGCAGACGATCAAGCCCAAATCCAACCCGCGGATCGACATCGACCAAGTGATCGTCGGGCGGACGAACATGCCCGAGTACAAGGACAAGAAGGGCGACGAGAAGATGGAGGCGTTCAACGACCGCACCAAGCGGATCGACTTCCCCTACGTCCTTTCCTACGAGCACGAGGCCGACATCTACGACAAGATGCTCACGAACGCCGACGTGCCCGACATCCACGTCGAGCCCCACACCTTGGAGATGGCCGGCCTCTTCGGCGTCCTCACGCGGATCGAGGAACCCGACACCGAACTCGTCGACCTGCTCCAGAAGGCCAAAGCCTACAACGGCGAGGTCGACGAGGGCGACGATGTCGACGTGAAAAAGCTCCGCGACGAAGCCGAAGCCACCGCCGAGATCGGCGAGGGGATGGACGGCGTCTCGCCCCGGTTCATCGGCGACGAGATCGCCGAGGCGATCATGGACTCGAAGCACCGCTCGCGGGGCTTTCTCTCGCCGCTGACGGTGTTCAACTTCTTCGAGGAGAACCTCGAACACCACGGCTCGATCCCCGAGGACAACTTCGATCGGTACTACCGCTACCTCGAAACCGTCCGCGAGGAGTACCGCGAGCGGGCCATCGAGGACGTGCGCCACGCGCTGGCCTACGACGTCGACGAGATCCGGCGCCAAGGCGAGAAGTACATGGACCACGTGATGGCCTACATCGACGACGACACCGTCGAGGACGAGCTCACGGGCCGCGAACAGGAGCCCGACGAGACGTTCCTGCGCTCGGTCGAAGAGAAGCTAGAGATCCCCGAGGACCGCAAAGACGACTTCCGCCAGGAGGTCTCGAATTGGGTCTCCCGGCGCGCACGCGAGGGCGAGGCCTTCGATCCCCAAGACAACGAGCGGCTTCGCCGCGCCCTCGAACGGAAGCTCTGGGAGGACAAGAAGCACAACATCAACTTCTCCGCGCTGGTCAGCGCCAACGAGTTCGACGACGACGAGCGCAACCAGTGGATCGACGCGCTGATCGAACAGGGCTACAGCGAGGACGGCGCGCGGGAGGTGCTAGAGTTCGCCGGCGCCGAAGTCGCCAAGTCCGAGCTGGAGGAATAA
- a CDS encoding DUF7519 family protein → MTDGVERGPTRTSTRVALAAGVGCVLALATGSLASLVLGVPALGTLAVGMRRVDRRGIDAGAFGLFAAALLAAVTGAPTASTLIGAGLAILAWDAGGNALELGRQVGRDAATREAEIAHLSGTVGVAAGAGGLGYGFYTAGSGGRPVAALVLLSFAAVLLASALRLRPLARGDN, encoded by the coding sequence GTGACCGACGGCGTCGAGCGGGGGCCGACCCGGACGAGCACGCGCGTCGCACTCGCGGCCGGCGTCGGGTGCGTACTTGCGCTCGCCACCGGGTCGCTCGCGTCGCTCGTACTGGGTGTGCCGGCACTCGGTACGCTCGCGGTCGGCATGCGACGAGTGGACCGGCGGGGCATCGACGCCGGGGCGTTCGGGCTGTTCGCCGCGGCGCTGCTGGCGGCGGTCACGGGCGCGCCGACCGCGTCGACGCTGATCGGCGCCGGACTGGCCATCCTCGCGTGGGACGCCGGCGGCAACGCCCTCGAACTCGGCCGGCAGGTCGGTCGGGACGCCGCGACCCGCGAGGCTGAGATCGCACATCTTTCGGGGACCGTCGGCGTCGCCGCCGGTGCTGGCGGGCTCGGCTACGGCTTCTACACCGCTGGTAGCGGCGGCCGGCCGGTCGCCGCGCTGGTGCTGTTGAGCTTCGCCGCGGTGTTGCTGGCCTCGGCGCTGCGGCTCCGACCACTCGCTCGCGGCGACAACTGA